The DNA sequence ACCGCAGCGCAAGCTCCCGCTGCGACTTCACCATCGGGCAATACTTCTTCACAAAATCTCGGCTCGCTCATTATGGCTGCTCAGACGGCAGCTGAATCGAGTCAGACTCCGGCTTTTGGCGCAGATCAGACAGAAAAAGGCGTCGAGGTAGCTCCTGAAATAAACCAATCACGCCAGTACCACGACCGAAACAGCCCTGCCGGATAAACCGAAACGCAAACGATCCCGTTCTCGTCGCAAAAAAACGACTACCGCCGAAAATAGCAATAGCGGGGAAGGCCTACCGCCACCACCAACCTTTACCAGCGGTAGTGACAACACTCTAAATTTACGATAGTCTCTTATATTTCTGGGCAATGCATACCAATTGCTGAGCCTGTTAACTGTAAAGTGGATCAAAAAAGGGTATTGACTTTTTAGAATACCTTGTATAACATAGTAGTATGGAAAACCAGGAAAGCGACTTGATTAGACAATATACTGATCAATTATCGACGCAACTGCGAAAAGGCTTGCTCAGTTATTTCATTCTCGCAATAACCGATCAGCCGATTTATGCATCAGACATCATCCGTCAGTTGAGCGAGGCGGGGTTAACGGTCGTAGAGGGTACGATATATCCGCTGCTCAGTCGCTTGCAGCGTGATGGGTTATTAGGGTATGAGTGGCAAGAATCACTGCAGGGGCCGCCGAGAAAATATTATTCTCTCACGCCACTAGGCAGGGAAATCGCCATTGAGCTACAAAAGGAAATTGCTAATCTGAACAATGTTACTGCTAACCTCGAACGAAAGGAGACAAAATGAACGAGATTACACGCATTCACCTAGCCAGAACGCCCTACGAAATAGACATCGAGGCAAAGAAGGCCTTAGAACGCTATACGAAAGATATCAAGGCATCGTTAGGAGATGATGCTGACATTTACGACGATATCGAGGTTCGCATGACCGAGATTTTAGCCGATCGCGGAGTTCATGCGGATAGTGTTATTACGCTCGACGATATCAACGCCATAAAATCCCAGCTAGGCGAACCTAGTGATTTTGCTAGTAATCAATCTTCGGATGAAGACAGCGAACGTTGGCAAGACAATTTTTTTACCAGAGGAAAGGAGGGCAAAGACTCTACTGCCACCAAACGTTACTATCGCGACGAAGAGCACGCTGTGCTGGGTGGTGTCATCGCCGGACTAGCTGCTTATACTGGCTGGGATGTGACGCTGCTTAGGATCCTGTTTGTCGTGCTAGTAATCGTACCAAGTTTCGGCACTATGATAATTCTATATATTGTCGTCTGGATTATAGCACCCGCTGCGAAAACTACCGGGGAAAAACTAGAAATGCGGGGTGAGCCAGTCAATCTCGAATCAATCAAAGAGTCTGCCAAGAAATTTGGCGAGAAGGCCGAAGCCGTTGGTCGCGATGTTGGCGAACGAGCAAAAGCATGGCAGCAAACTGCCGGACCAAAGGTAGCCGAAGCCAGTCGGAACAGCTCGCGCATAGTACTAAAA is a window from the Candidatus Saccharibacteria bacterium genome containing:
- a CDS encoding PadR family transcriptional regulator — encoded protein: MENQESDLIRQYTDQLSTQLRKGLLSYFILAITDQPIYASDIIRQLSEAGLTVVEGTIYPLLSRLQRDGLLGYEWQESLQGPPRKYYSLTPLGREIAIELQKEIANLNNVTANLERKETK
- a CDS encoding PspC domain-containing protein; the encoded protein is MNEITRIHLARTPYEIDIEAKKALERYTKDIKASLGDDADIYDDIEVRMTEILADRGVHADSVITLDDINAIKSQLGEPSDFASNQSSDEDSERWQDNFFTRGKEGKDSTATKRYYRDEEHAVLGGVIAGLAAYTGWDVTLLRILFVVLVIVPSFGTMIILYIVVWIIAPAAKTTGEKLEMRGEPVNLESIKESAKKFGEKAEAVGRDVGERAKAWQQTAGPKVAEASRNSSRIVLKVLMLIAGLILLVTTLGLLASGGIASALLLIATVASVNQPALVVALSLATLAGLLFVIGLLILSIALMSQKFSHRAKVGCLATFIISVFVAIAAVGVGIGWVTQVGTVRAGETINTVDQSLQDNLGGIAPQIRWWW